The following is a genomic window from Thioclava electrotropha.
ATGATGCTGTCGAGCTTCGATCCGGCCGATCTGCATCAGCCTCTGCCAGATGGTCCCGACCGCACCACGACGCTCGTGTGGCTGATGACGCGTGAACTGACGCGGCTGTCGGGCTGGCTGGCCTCGGTCGGGCAGCGCAACGCCAATGAGGGGATCGCGTGGTTCGTGATGCACGCATGGGAGCGTGCCGAGGCGGTTGGGCTGATCGAGAAGGACAGCGCGCCGTTCCCCTTCGCCCAGCAGGTCGTGGCGGACTCGCTCGGGCTGTCGCTCGTGCATACGAACAAGACGATCCGCCGTCTGCGCGATCAGGGCCTGTTCAGGATCGCCGGCGGGCGTGTGCGGATCTCGTCGCTCCCGGCGCTGCGCCGGGCCGCGGCGCTCTGACCGTTCCCTTCCGGTAATCCTCTCTGACAG
Proteins encoded in this region:
- a CDS encoding Crp/Fnr family transcriptional regulator, encoding MENLSRKPDLAYLAELSQSQRAIPAGAALLPESTPLIVRVERGIAMRYTLLEDGRRQVEALVYPGDLCGLTSVLYGPGASYYEALTPMMLSSFDPADLHQPLPDGPDRTTTLVWLMTRELTRLSGWLASVGQRNANEGIAWFVMHAWERAEAVGLIEKDSAPFPFAQQVVADSLGLSLVHTNKTIRRLRDQGLFRIAGGRVRISSLPALRRAAAL